In Lycium ferocissimum isolate CSIRO_LF1 chromosome 11, AGI_CSIRO_Lferr_CH_V1, whole genome shotgun sequence, a single genomic region encodes these proteins:
- the LOC132037935 gene encoding zinc transporter 5-like, with protein sequence MAKFEKVIFWSIFLLLPTIVLGKSNCTCDPDEGVVNKTKALHYKLGAIASILVASAIGVCIPVLGKAIPALSPERNFFFIIKAFAAGVILATGFIHVLPDAFDKLTKPCLKEQPWGKFPFSGFVAMVAAMGTLMVDTYATSYYNKKNDLKNDEGDNHVHSHATNGHAHSSESMMSGSDSELLRYRVISQVLELGIIVHSVIIGIALGASGDPNKVRSLIAALTFHQFFEGMGLGGSIAQAKFKSLAVSIMALFFSLTTPIGIAIGIGITKGYNENDQKALIVEGVFNSASAGILIYMALVDLLAADFMHPRMQCNRKLQLGANVSLLFGAGLMSLMAKWA encoded by the exons ATGGCAAAATTCGAAAAGGTCATTTTTTGGTCCATTTTCTTGCTTCTTCCCACCATAGTATTAGGCAAGTCTAATTGTACTTGTGATCCTGATGAAGGAGTAGTAAACAAAACCAAGGCACTTCATTATAAACTGGGAGCTATAGCTTCTATTTTGGTTGCTAGTGCAATTGGGGTGTGTATTCCAGTACTTGGAAAAGCAATTCCAGCATTAAGCCCGGAGAGgaattttttcttcataatcAAAGCTTTCGCCGCTGGCGTGATCTTAGCCACAGGGTTTATACATGTACTTCCTGATGCATTTGATAAACTGACAAAACCATGTTTGAAAGAACAACCGTGGGGAAAGTTTCCTTTTAGTGGATTTGTGGCAATGGTTGCTGCCATGGGCACTCTCATGGTGGACACTTACGCAACTTCTTATTACAATAAGAAAAATGacttgaaaaatgatgaaggagATAATCATGTTCACTCGCATGCCACAAATGGCCATGCACATAGTTCAGAATCAATGATGAGTGGTTCTGATTCCGAGCTCCTTCGTTACCGCGTTATCTctcaa GTTTTGGAACTGGGAATAATTGTACACTCTGTGATTATTGGAATAGCTTTGGGTGCCTCTGGAGACCCCAATAAAGTAAGGTCTCTTATAGCTGCTTTGACTTTTCATCAATTTTTCGAGGGCATGGGACTTGGTGGATCCATTGCTCAG gCAAAATTCAAGTCTCTTGCAGTGTCAATAATGgctttatttttctctctcacAACTCCAATTGGAATTGCAATCGGAATAGGAATAACAAAAGGTTATAATGAAAACGATCAAAAGGCTCTCATTGTGGAAGGAGTATTTAATTCAGCTTCAgctggtatcttgatttatatgGCACTAGTTGATCTTTTAGCTGCCGATTTTATGCATCCAAGAATGCAATGCAACAGAAAGCTTCAATTAGGAGCTAATGTTTCACTTCTTTTTGGTGCTGGACTCATGTCTCTCATGGCCAAATGGGCTTAA